ttaaacttttttttcaaaaaaatgaaatttgacCCACATgtgtttattttgtgtatatgaaACGCTTTATAAGTTGATTATAAGTTTaatgaattgtttttttgttatttagttagttatttgattGAGTTAGGGTTTGGaagacttcacaagaagtctTATGACATATAATGCACTAGAAGACTTGCTGGAAGACTTCACACATGTCACCTCCTAAATTTAAGTAGAATTTAGGTTTTCCGCCTAAAGTGAAGTCTTCCAGTGGAAATTTTTTCatgtattagatcttaaaagtaatttataaattttataaaaaaaatttgatagaaaaaaatcgaaatcatgtaataataaacatttctaaatgacgtaagtttagattttcaaaaattgaatttttcttaACATATATTAGTGAATGTAGATTGAGTAATGGTAGTCTTTGGTTTAGGATTTGAtaaaatatgttatagtattgtttgtATTATGGTTATATTTTGGAatcttaactttaaaaaaaattacatcatAACTTGAAATAAAAgttgttttttctttgattCAAACTAATttgctctttttctttttcttttggacaGAACATGTGACGACGAAAACTGCTATGTAGATTAGAAACCATGCTCTTAGAAATTTTCTCCAAGGTAATTCTTATGCTTCTTGCTTTTGACAAGAAGCCATGTCTTGATCTATTGTCCGCATGTGGACAGATGCAACTATCAAACTTCATGGAAGTATTCTCTAAATTTTGGTATGGACCTAGAGATGATTTTTTTATGTTCTAGTACTCGGTCTTTGTCTAGTGCTACAGTGTCCTATTTAAGAATGTTCTGCATTTTGGTTGACTCTTTGGTAAACCCTGGTTGAGAAGTGTGATATACTGTTTTATCTCATTGTGTTTAATATGAACTGATTATAATCATGACTCAACCTTGCAGTGAACCAAAAAGCATTGTCAAGATTGGTGAAGGTACATATGGGGAGGCTTTTCGGGCTGGTCCTCGTGTATGTAAAATAGTTCCAATTGATGGTGACTTCACTGTTAAAGGAGAAATACATAAGGTATTTTTCTTACATCACTTCTTTATGCTCTCAATGATGGTCCAAGACTACAATTTCTAGCTGGTGAAACTAACTAGCCACACCTTAATAAAATGCTCCAAAGTGTGTcactatttactttttttttttctcgcagTGAAggctaaattttaatatgtaaagaTAAGGAAATTATTAAACTACTGAACAACACTTGTGcactttttttttgctgaaacaTTTACTAAAGTGTATAGATTGTGCATTTTCCTTCTCTCTATACTAAAGAAGCCAGCTGATAGTTTAGGTTTTTGAAAAAGATGTAACAAATGTatagattgaaactttatatattgaaaaatggtTATTGTAGTTTTCTTTCATTATCGTTGTGATAAAATTGGATTCAAACTTTGACTAATGATATCACACGTTAATTTGGAAAACTACAATCAAGTCACAACGTTCACAGATATTAGTTGGTGTAATTGGCATAATCTTACTATATGTCCATGCTTAGAAAAATTAACATGTTAAATAATTGATGTGGTTGACATAATTTCACTAGTTCACCTTGTATTCAatgtttcataaaatttaaCAAGTAAAATTGACATATGATTTAGAGTAGACATAATTTGAATAAAACTAAAGGATATTAAGTCATTTTAAAGATGAAGATGTTACTCCGTTGCTAGCTAAACATAATGCTCGagtaaaaacaattttaattggGTTATGCATTTTGGTTCTCCGTAATACTTTTATAGCTTATGTTATCAAGTAACTACACTCAATATCCACTCTTATCGAAACTATAGTTTATCTATTTGATACagttttatattcatttttatgtGAGTAACTTCTAAGGGAatgaaaaacaaagttttgcaGTATTACAATGCAACATAAATTTTAAGGATTCTAGGTCGGATTTGTGACCATATTGTAAGTACTTTTCAGGCCAAAAGTGAAATTACCTCATAAGACTACTATATGACATGGGACACTCAGAAGTGTATTTTTCAGTGATTTTCCTTAATCTTTATTATTGTAACtgattttttgaagaaaaaacatgGTTTTGTAACTGATTgttcttaatcttggcattataatatCATGTGATGTggtttagaagaagaaaacatcaTATAATGTTCagcaaaattttgaagaaaaagcaTGGTTAAGTGATAGTGAAGCAACAAGTCATTTGGTTAGACATGATACATTTGCAAAGGGTGGTGAAAAAAGAGATATTGAAACCATTACAGATTAATGGTTAAATGATCAATACATGTTTTTTAAGGAAAAATCCGCAAATATACTCCAACTAAATTCTGTTAAGGtttttattatctaatttttttacccagtttaatactttaattaaatattttgcccattttaatacacaaaattttaaaattgtgccTATTTTAATACTCAAAATgtgtttattttaatcaaaaatattaataagtttcaacaaaaatttaaaaaaccttcaaaatctaataaaaatcttaaaatttctatttttgttttatattttaagaaagaaaataactaaattatggagaaaattttaaatttataagaacttaattttgaaaaaaaattattttcaatttcagaaaacaaaccaaatttgattttttcttttgacaacaaacatttacagactcatgttgactctgtaaaccaaatcggtaactccgcatccatgtgaacgacgaaagacggttgtttcctagcatTGCGTGCTAAGCCACCCGCCTGTAGGTTCTCCGTCCGAGGTACATGAACGATGCATGAGTGGAGGAAGCTTCTTTCTAAAATCTTAATGTCTTCCAGGTAACTTTCAAATGCtagtcattcttctggttccgaaaccatcttcaccaattgagaacaatctgttgcaaacgtaacctgaaactgtcttaaattcttcatacattccattgcccaaattaatgcctccacctccgaatgaagaggtgaaagacatgcccttacattccttgcccctaataaaccatcaaaacGTGGTAAAGTGCTATACCAGCCTTGCCCTGAAAATAGATCCTTAtctttccatgaaccatctatGAAGCACCATCGTCCTGGAGTCGCTAGTGTGGGTCTGGTCTGTACCTGATGCCCCCTCGTTTGATCATTTACTAcatgtgcctcagcccaaagtgttgattccaaTTCTGCTATTTTAAGTGTTTCCCTtggatcaatatccagattgCCAAACACTTTATTGTTCCaacctttccatatataccataatatccatgcaaatttGTGGGCATCCATCCATCTTTGGATttactctccaaaaaagatgatccatgttaGCGAAAAAAGAACTAAAAGGAAAAATATTGGGATGCGATGGTATCTTcgatagtgcccacacttgacgtgctggaggacattcaaaacacgcatggtttattgattcctccggaTCTCCGCATcgagcacaacatatatccccttGTATTCCTCTCGCTTTTAGGTTTTTCATTACTGCTATACAACCTGAAAGGAGTTGCCATAAGAAATGCTTTATCTTCGGAGGGCACCAcactttccagcagaaagcTTTTAGTATATCCACTGTGAGACCATAAAATTCTGGTGGTTTTTTCTTATCAGGATAGACCCCTTCCACTTGATAACCTGATTGTACCGAATATTTCTCATTGttagtgaaatgccatccaAACCTATCTTCCATCTGATTTCTACTTAatggaatactttcaataatttgtACATCATGAGGATCCACCAAAGCCCTGATTGCATGTAAATTCCATGTTCGGGATTCCGAGTTAATGagggaatccactgtgaggtccGGGTAACTGTTTTGaaggtttttgtttgctggtctcgggcaagtggctgggatccaaggatcattccatactgaaatagaagaacctgttcccacccttttaattagtcctttacaagCCAAAGATCTAACAGAaataatactcctccagccatatgacggggagTATGAACGGATTGGTTCCAGGAgtgaagcattcctgtagtACCGTACTTTGAAGACTCTTGAAAAAAGAGCATTTGGCTTCTCAATCAGCCTCCAaaattgctttccaagtatcGTCGTGTTAAAATCAATAAGGTCCTTAAAGCCTAGTCCACCATTATCTTTAGGCACACataatttatcccatgatttccaatgcatgccTTTTATGCTtcctcctggactccaccaaaactgagctACTGCACTCGTTAACTTCTTTATTGTAGCCTTCGGTAACCGATAAACATACATCACATGGTTTGACAGGACCGTAACCACCGATTTAATAATCACCTCTTTTCCTCCTTTCGTAAAGAATCTAAAAGTCCATCCATTGACCCTATTATTCAAGCGGTCTTGtacaaaaccaaacacttgTACCTTAGATCCTCCAAGGCTTTCTGGCAAACCTAAATAAGATTCTATTCCTCCTATATTCTGAATTCCCAAAATATCTCTCAATTCTTGACGACTGGATTCTTCgatcttatgtccaaattgaattgaggatTTCTGGAAATTAATTTGTTGCTCTGAGACAgcctcatattcctttaaaatcctTAGAATGGTTTGACACTCCTCTTTATTTGCCTTACAAAAGAATAGACTATCATCTGTAAATAGCAAATGAGAGATTGTTGGACAAGCTCTTGCTACCTTCATACCGGTTAATTGTTTCACTCTCTCTACCTTCTTAATATTCACAATTAATGCATCAGtgcacataataaataaataaggagacAAACGATCCTCTTGACGTAAGCCCCGCTGGGgagtataataattaattatttaaataaaaaagaaataaaaaaatatattttttaatgttttcgaattatactttttcaaattcaaactttttttattaaaaacaaaaaattttgaattttgttttcgaatttgttttttttttcaaaatttctatttgaaaatcgaaaattatttttgaaactaatttttaaattattttttaaatttttaaagtatttatttatatatttattagaatcctaaatttcacattccaaaaaccctaccacatccctcaactctaaaccctaagtttagattagttaactctagggTTATAAATATCTTTTTCCCTCTTTAAAAGCGACGGttaaagtggttagtgtaaaaataaaaagtgataTTATGAATGTAGTATTTTTGGCTATTTCCCTACTTTTATATGCTATTTAAGATTATCCACAATTTAGTTACTTTtgtaaaacttaaaataaaattaggggggtgtattcaatcgagagttttaggtgatttgtgtcaaaatgacaaatccattgttattgaaacatgaattttaaaaactcattgaaaatctagtgttatcgaacttgacattttataaaattctCTGAAATTCActattattgaaaatattttaagttgtggagtttTCAAGTGATTATAGAGTGTTTGGGtggagtttcttagttaaaaaaattaaaactcaaatcccATGGTTTTAAGTGATATTCTAGAGTGGTTTAACAAACATCATTTTATTCTCTGCAATTCCTTAAGATCATCTAAAACCTCGTTAAAAATTAAATCACCTCAAATTTTAGATTGAATACACCCCACTTAGATTCTCTGAGAATTTTTGTGAATGTTGGtgatttttaatttcattttaaatttattaatttttaattaaaatataaagagtttgattattaaaatgggcataattataaaattttgtatattaaactgacgaaaataattagttaatatTTGTAGTTATATAATACACATCTACTCGATCTCAATATCATATGATTCTAAATCCCGTGCTGttttatgtatatgtatgtgttgttggacccaatttcggtCAGTACATTAATGGGCCGCGATCAAAGATATGGACTGTGAGGAACTGAAGCCCATAGCAAGCAATCAAGCTCGAAAATGAAGACTACGAGGTCCCGGAGATCGCGGAGCAGTCACGAAGATTGCGGAGCAGTTACGAAGATCAGGAGGTCGACTCACTATAAAGGAAGAGGAACCAACATGTAGAGGGACaggttgaaaaccctagagagagctacacacaTACACCGGCCTTGTTTTCATCTCAATCTTAGATCCTTTCTTTGCCGATCTCATTTGTATAATTCGATCTAGTTCaactcattgtattcgatcttattcatcaataaagtccatttttacctactggaaactgtttacatcgttgtgttctaaagatatcgttgcctacatcatttgtcttccctagatcaaactcccgatcactatcaaatacttagtgtagattttaggttctacattttggcgcccaccgtggggcagataaacgaaaaacatcTTTGCTAAGAAACCGATCTAAGTTTCCTAAGCGCGACTATGGATCCCAACCAAAACGTCGGAACCACACCCTCAAGAGTCAATGACACCGATCCTATCGGATCCGAATCGGGGACCGTAACAATACCAGCTGGGACGACGGGAGCCAATGACACGATCAGAACAACCCAGACGCAACGAATCCCTCCGATCGGGACTTCGAGTCAAAATCGATCTCTTCCGATCAATCAGACATCGATCCTAGAACGAGTCAGAGCTCGAGTCTGGAACAGTCCCGGGGACAGAAAATCCGCCGATGACCTGACCCGATCTCAATCCAGACCAATTTCGCCGACCCCTCTAGCACAAACTCGAGAAGAAGTGACCGAACTTCAAGGAATGCTCTCGTTTCTAATCGACAAAATTCATAACCAAAGGATCGCCAATCAAACCATTGCTAACCGACTAGACCAGGCTGAGAGGGAACTCGCAGAGCATTGAGCTGCAAACGTTCGAGAAAGAAATCAAACTCCCCTCGACCCGTTAGGAGGGACATTGAATCCCCAAAACGCCGGTCTATTCGGTACTCCGGAGATCCCAAGCGCTCGATCCGGACGTCACACGAGAGAAAACTCACAACGACCCCCGCCGCAGGGCATTACCCACCGAAGTTTAAGCTACAGTGGATTGGACGAAATCGACACTGGACGGCCACGTCCACGAAGCACTTCGATCCAATTCCATAACGGATCAACGGAAAGGCAGGGGGAACCGAGAACGCGGACCCCACCGTCGAACCATTCGATCCCCGAAAGTTGAACTCCATCCACCACGAGGACCCTCCATCAGGCGGGATTCAATAACCTAACAGAACCGGCTCGGAGGCACGACCTTCGTGCCCCCATCAATATCGACTCCCAAAGAGAAGACATAGGGATCCCGAGTGAAACCGGAGTGTTTCAGAATTATATCGAGAGGAACGACGCCGAGCTCAAAAGAATACATGCCATCGTACATATGGCAACGAGCTCTGCCCCAGATATCGACATGGTCATCGAGGAAACAAGAAGGACTCCATTTACAAACAAAATTGCCAGCGTGAGGCTGCATTATGTTGGGAAATTAAAATTCCCCGAATACGCAGGAAACTGGGACCCAAAGGCCCACGTACGAGCCTTACGTCTAGCAATATCAAGAGCACACCTCACCGACGACGAAAAGGAGTCTGGTTACAGCCGCTTCTTCGCCGAGAACCTCATGGGGGccgccctcgaatggttcgccgGACTAGAAGAAAACTTGATTGGCAATTTCACCCAGTTGGTATCTACGTTCCTCAAAAAGTACTTAGTCTTCATGGAAACAAGAGTTACCGAGGCAGATCTTTGGAATCTCAAGCAGGCGCGTTTCGAGCCGCTGAGAGCGTACATAAACAAGTTCCGAGAAATCAAAGCCAAGATTTCGTATCCAAACGAAGTCGTCGCCTTGGCAGAATTGAAGAATGGCGTTTGGTTCTCATCCAAATTCAGGGAAGAACTGACAGTACGAGCACCTATCTCGTTGGATGACGGCTTACACCGAGCCTCTTACTTCGCCACCCACGAGGAAGAGGTCGCAGCCTTAAAGGAGCAATATAGCGCGAACAAGAATAATGCGGCCAAAAAGCCAACCGCTCCCAAAGAACCAGCGACCAAAGGGCAACATTCCTACGCAATAAATAACTCACCGCAAAAGACTTCAACATACGACCTCAGGAAATATTGCGCTTTTCATGACTGCAAAGGCCACGCGACCGAAGAATGTCGAGCGGCGATTCGCATTCAGaacgaaaataaaaaatccAGCGAAGAAACcggagaggaagaggaagagccaATGACTCCAAAATCTAACCGAAAAGCCAAAGTCTCGACGAACAAAAGAGGGAGGGAAACCAAACCGGAATCATCGAGCTCTCCACCCCCAGCTCCGAAGAAAAGAGTCGACATGATTTTGTGGGGGCCAAACAGTAACACAACCGACGAAATCAAGAGCCAAACCGAAGGTAATATATTCATCGAGGTCATGGTAGCAATCCGCACATTAGAAAAACCCGATGAAGCTACTCCTCCACCCAGTGTCACTCAGTACAACCCTAACACAGAGTCTCCCTGCGGAAAAATCCCCAACTTCAAGCGAAAGAACAAGATGACCAAAATTGGCAAGCTACTAGAAAAATCAACTGCCCTATAAATTCGAAAAAAGACAGAATGCATACCCTTAATGTTTGGGGGGGACAGAGGCACTACCGACCAACACTAACCAGGAAATGGAATTTTCTGGCCCACGACAAAGGCAAAAAACGAATCGACTTCATTTACGGAGGTTCCAAGTTCTGCAATTCGGTCAACTCGATTAAAGCATACCAACATAGAGCTGAAAACAACGTAGGGGTGAGAGAGCCCCTATCAGGTCCCGACTACGAAATCACCTTCGACAAAAACGAGACCGCAAAACTCGACAAACCACATGACGACGCCCTCGTAATACGACTCGACGTCGGCGGTTGCGAACTATCTCGAGTAATGATCAACACCGGAAGCTCGGCTGATGTCCTCTTCTACGACGCGTTCAAAAGAATGGGATTCACCAAAGCACTCCTAAAGCAAGAGCGAACTCCCCTCATAGGGTTCGCAGTAGAAACCACCTACTCCCTCGGATCGATCGAGCTCGCGGTAACCGCTGGGgaagttaggaaaatcgtagaaTTCATCGTGATAGACCGTCCAGCCCCGTTCAACACAATCCTCGGGAGGACTTGGCTATATAGCATGAAGGCAGTTCCCTCAACATATCACCAATGCCTGAAATTTCCAACCCCGAAAGGAGTCGAGACTATCAGAGGAAGCCAGAAGAGCTTCAGGATATGCTACCTTGCAAGCTTCAAAGACATCAAGAAACACTCCTAAATCAAACAGCCAAAACCAACAACAGACGTACCCATGTACACGAACCATCAAACGACAAACTCAATACCTAGGGAAATAATCAAACTACGTTATGACTTGATCCCTCAacgagggtacgtaggcaactcacGACACGAGTCCAGTCACCCTCCAACTTCAAAGCTCGAAGTAAGCATATCACAACACCCGAGGGACAATGGCACGACAATATTAAGTTGCCTTCTTTTTCAAATCTGTAACAAACCAGAGAGTGACACCTTAATAAATACATTTCTTAGACATTACAATTCAAGCATATCAGATTTCCTATCACAAAACTACGACAGTTGACCAAAAAACCAGGACCCTGATCAAGTCCTCAGTTGCGACCAACTCCGCCAACAAGCGCGACGAAACTAGCCaacaaaatcttttgttacaTCAAAACCGTCAATAAAAATATCTACAACAAATCGACTCAAGTCCCCAAAAGAACGGCCTcacataaacataaaaatagcaACAAATAAACCGGGACTCACGTCCCCttctttattaaataataataataataaagcaaCAAAACCAAAGGggaaaaacagaaacaaaaattcCTAAAGCTACTCTTCGATGCTGAACTCGCCATCCTCAAACTGACCACCCGAGCACTTCGTCACGTCGCCCGCCACAGAAGGAACCTTAGCAAAGAAATCTTCTGGTAGATCCTCCGAAATCTGAGGCAGATCAAGATTCCCAATGGAGAAATCCGAAATTGCCGTCACGTCGAACTCGGACCCGAGCTCGACCTCCTTCGATCAAAGTCGCAACAGCTCGTCTGAAGCCAAAAGATTGTTGTTCATGATCTCCATCAAGAGATCTATATTTTCCATGACCTCCCTAAGACGATCTTCACGATCAGTTGcagccttcttcttctcccacttctCATTTAGGGATACCAACACATCCAAGTAGCTGTCCGCCAGAGCCTTTTTGGCGTCACAAGTTGCACGACGATGGTCGTCAGAGAACTTATTAGCAGAAGATTCAACCTTCGCCTTCAGCATTGGCACTATGGTAAATCCTAAAACAAAGTGAAGCTTTATAAAGATCAAGGCCTCGCCGTATCTCAACGACCCGAGCAAAAGGAATCCCGAAGA
This genomic stretch from Brassica napus cultivar Da-Ae chromosome C9, Da-Ae, whole genome shotgun sequence harbors:
- the LOC106358403 gene encoding uncharacterized protein LOC106358403, which translates into the protein MATSSAPDIDMVIEETRRTPFTNKIASVRLHYVGKLKFPEYAGNWDPKAHVRALRLAISRAHLTDDEKESGYSRFFAENLMGAALEWFAGLEENLIGNFTQLVSTFLKKYLVFMETRVTEADLWNLKQARFEPLRAYINKFREIKAKISYPNEVVALAELKNGVWFSSKFREELTVRAPISLDDGLHRASYFATHEEEVAALKEQYSANKNNAAKKPTAPKEPATKGQHSYAINNSPQKTSTYDLRKYCAFHDCKGHATEECRAAIRIQNENKKSSEETGEEEEEPMTPKSNRKAKVSTNKRGRETKPESSSSPPPAPKKRVDMILWGPNSNTTDEIKSQTEGNIFIEVMVAIRTLEKPDEATPPPSVTQYNPNTESPCGKIPNFKRKNKMTKIGKLLEKSTAL